The nucleotide window CATCGAAAATGTCGGCAACTTGGTTTGTCCCGCCGCGTTCGATTTGGGCGAAGCGGCCAAGGTGGTGATTTTGTCGGTGACCGAGGGGGAGGACAAACCGCTCAAGTACCCCGATATGTTCCACGCTTCGGATCTGATGATCCTCAACAAATCCGATCTGCTGCCCTACGTCCCGTTCAGCGTCGAAAAGTGCATTGAATACGCCCGGCGGATCAATCCGGACATCGAAGTCGTGCAGTTGTCCGCGTTGACCGGCGAGGGGCTGCAGGATTGGTACGACTGGATCGAAAACCGCAGGGCCGCCGTCAGCGCCGCGAAAAAGACCGCTTAAAAAGGAACAAACCAATGTGTCATGCAATTCCGGCAAAAGTGGTCGCTCTTCGTGATGACGGTATGGCCGAGGTCGAATTGGAAGGCGTGATCAAGGAAGCCTCGCTCGACTTGCTCGATGGCGTCGAACTGGGCGATTACGTCATCTTGCATGTCGGCTATGCGCTGGCCAAGCTGGACCCCGACGAGGCGCAAAAAACTTTGAAGCTGTTCGCCGAAATGGGCGCTGCCGCGTTGGCGGAAGGGGCGGTGGCATGAAGTACGTCGAAGAATTTCGCGACGCCGAACTGGCTAAGGGCCTGTCCGCCGCCATCAAGGCCGAGGCCGAACCGGAGCGCATTTATAAGTTCATGGAATTTTGCGGCGGTCACACGCATGCCTTGGCGCGGTACGGTGTCGAGGACCTTTTGCCCAATAACGTCAAGATGATCCACGGCCCCGGCTGTCCGGTGTGTGTGTTGCCGGTGGGCCGCGTCGACGAAGCGGTGGCGCTGGCCACCCAACACGATGTGATCTTGTGCACCTATGCCGATCTGATGCGGGTGCCGGGCACCAAGTACGAAAGCCTGATCAAGGCCCGGTCAAAGGGCGCGGATGTGCGGATGGTCTATTCGACCATGGACGCGCTGAAGATCGCCCAGGACAATCCCGAACGCGAAGTGGTGTTTTTCGCCATCGGATTCGAAACCACCACGCCGCCGACCGCCGTCGCCATCAAGCAGGCGCAAAAGCTGGGGCTAAAGAATTTTTCGGTCTATTGCAATCACGTTCTGACTCCGGCGGCGATGCGCGCGATTTTGGGTGCGCACACGCCCGAGGGGGCGCCAAACGTGGTGCTGGACGGCTTCGTCGGCCCCGCCCACGTCAGCGCGGTGATCGGCACCCAACCTTATGAAGAGTTCACCACGGATTACAAAAAACCCGTGGTCATCGCCGGGTTCGAGCCTCTGGACGTGATGCAATCGATCTTGCAATTGATCCGCCAAGCCAATGATGGGCGCGCAGATGTGGAAAACGAATACGCCCGTGCGGTGACGCCTGAAGGCAACGTCAAGGCCCAGGCCTTGGTCGATGAAGTGTTCGAGGTGCGCGATGAATTTTCCTGGCGCGGCCTCGGCTCGGTGCCGCTGAGCGCGCTGAAGATCCGGTCCGAGTTTTCTGAGTTCAATGCTGAGCTGCGCTTTCGCGTCGAGGTGCCGAGCCCGAAGGAAAACAAGCTGTGCGAATGCGGGCCGATTTTGCGCGGCGAAAAAAACCCGGTGGATTGTGCGTTGTTCGGCACCTCGTGCACGCCCGACAATCCGATGGGCGCGTGCATGGTCTCAAGTGAGGGCGCGTGCGCCGCGCACTGGACCTACGGACGATTCCGCACCGAACTTGAGTTGGAGGAAAGCGCATGAACGCCCCTCAAAACCCACCCCAAAAACCACGGGGTAACAAGCCCGGTGGGCGTCCCTTGGATCTGAAAAACGGTCGCGTCGATATGAGCCATGGCGCGGGCGGCCGCGCCATGGCGCAGTTGATCGAAGATTTGTTCGTTGGTGAATTCAACAACGAACTTCTCAACCGTGAACATGACGCGGCGATGTTCCGTTTGCCGCCCGGCCGGGTGGTGATGAGCACCGACAGCTTCGTCATCTCGCCGCTGTTTTTTCCCGGCGGCAACATCGGCTCGCTGGCCGTGCACGGCACCGTCAACGACATTTCGATGGCCGGGGCCAAGCCCTATTACCTGACCGCGGGCTTCATCATCGAAGAAGGCTTCCCGCTTTCCGATCTGGCTGAGATCGTCAAATCCATGGCCGAGGCCGCGAAGGAAGCCGGGGTCAGCATCGTCACCGGCGATACCAAGGTGGTCGAACGCGGCCATGGCGACGGCATCTTCATCAATACCGCCGGCGTCGGCGTGGCGCGAGACGGCATCGAGATCTGCGGTGATCTGGCCCAACCCGGCGACAAGATCTTGGTCAACGGCACGCTCGGCGATCACGGCGTGGCGGTGATGAGCAAACGCGAAAACCTGAGCTTCACCACCGCGATCGAATCCGATAGTCAGTCGCTTGGCGATTTGGTCGGCGCGATGATCGACGCGGTGCCTGACATCCATGTGCTGCGCGATCCGACCCGTGGCGGATTGGCGGCGACGCTGAACGAAATAGCCCACCAGTCGGGCGTTGGCATCGAATTGCACGAAAGCGCCATCCCGGTGCGCCCGGAAGTCAAAAGCGCGTGCGAACTGTTGGGCCTCGATCCGCTCTATGTCGCCAACGAAGGCAAACTCATCGCCATCTGTCCCGCGGAGAAAGCCGACGCGCTGCTGGCGGCGATGCAGGCCCACCCCAAAGGAAAAGACGCCGCCATTGTCGGCGAGGTGTTGCAAGACGCACGCTGCTTCGTGCGCATGAAGACGGGACTGGGCGGCACCCGCATGGTCGACTGGCTGGCGGGCGAACAACTGCCGCGTATCTGCTAGGACGGGGTGGGGTCTAAGCATGACGCAGCAACCGATCATTTTGGTCATCGACGACGAGGTTCGTTCCCAAGAAACGCTCAGGCGGGTTTTGGAAGACGACTATCAGGTTCTGTGCGCCAGCAGTGCCGAAGATGCCGAAACCATTCTGCAAAGCGAATCGGTGCATTTGATTTTGTGCGATCAGCGCATGCCGGGCATGACCGGGGTGGCGTTCCTTACCCAAGCGCGCGAAAAGTGGCCCGACGCCGTGCGCATGATCATTTCCGGCTATACGGACTCCGAAGACATCATCGCCGGGCTCAACACGGCGGGTATCTATCGCTACATCACCAAACCGTGGGACCCGGGTGAATTGCTGGAAACCGTGCGTGACGCCATCCAACTGGTGGACTTGCAACAAGACAATGCCAATGCGGCCTTGGAAATCAAACAGTCCGCCGCGTTCGTCGAAAAGCGTCTGCGCGAAAGCAAAACACGGCTGAAAAAGTGCTTTGATTTTTCCAACATCATTCACGCCCCCAACAGTCCCATGCGAGGCGTGTTGGATTTGGCGGCAAAGGGTGCGGTGGTGGATATCTCGGTTTTGATCACCGGCGAAAGCGGTACCGGCAAGGAGATTTTGGCGCGCGCAATCCACTACAATTCCGGGCGCGCCGACAAATCGTTCGTCGCCGAAAACTGCGGCGCACTGCCCGACGAGTTGCTCGAAAGCGAACTGTTCGGCTGTAAGAAAGGGGCCTATACGGGGGCCTACGAGGATCGCATCGGCTTGTTCGAAAAGGCCGATGGCGGAACCATCTTCTTGGACGAAATCGGCGAGACCTCGCCCGCGTTTCAGGTCAAATTGTTGCGCGTCCTGCAAGATGGGGAGTTTCGCCCGTTGGGCTCGCAACGC belongs to Magnetovibrio sp. and includes:
- a CDS encoding HypC/HybG/HupF family hydrogenase formation chaperone, translating into MCHAIPAKVVALRDDGMAEVELEGVIKEASLDLLDGVELGDYVILHVGYALAKLDPDEAQKTLKLFAEMGAAALAEGAVA
- the hypD gene encoding hydrogenase formation protein HypD; amino-acid sequence: MKYVEEFRDAELAKGLSAAIKAEAEPERIYKFMEFCGGHTHALARYGVEDLLPNNVKMIHGPGCPVCVLPVGRVDEAVALATQHDVILCTYADLMRVPGTKYESLIKARSKGADVRMVYSTMDALKIAQDNPEREVVFFAIGFETTTPPTAVAIKQAQKLGLKNFSVYCNHVLTPAAMRAILGAHTPEGAPNVVLDGFVGPAHVSAVIGTQPYEEFTTDYKKPVVIAGFEPLDVMQSILQLIRQANDGRADVENEYARAVTPEGNVKAQALVDEVFEVRDEFSWRGLGSVPLSALKIRSEFSEFNAELRFRVEVPSPKENKLCECGPILRGEKNPVDCALFGTSCTPDNPMGACMVSSEGACAAHWTYGRFRTELELEESA
- the hypE gene encoding hydrogenase expression/formation protein HypE; the protein is MNAPQNPPQKPRGNKPGGRPLDLKNGRVDMSHGAGGRAMAQLIEDLFVGEFNNELLNREHDAAMFRLPPGRVVMSTDSFVISPLFFPGGNIGSLAVHGTVNDISMAGAKPYYLTAGFIIEEGFPLSDLAEIVKSMAEAAKEAGVSIVTGDTKVVERGHGDGIFINTAGVGVARDGIEICGDLAQPGDKILVNGTLGDHGVAVMSKRENLSFTTAIESDSQSLGDLVGAMIDAVPDIHVLRDPTRGGLAATLNEIAHQSGVGIELHESAIPVRPEVKSACELLGLDPLYVANEGKLIAICPAEKADALLAAMQAHPKGKDAAIVGEVLQDARCFVRMKTGLGGTRMVDWLAGEQLPRIC
- a CDS encoding sigma-54 dependent transcriptional regulator, which translates into the protein MTQQPIILVIDDEVRSQETLRRVLEDDYQVLCASSAEDAETILQSESVHLILCDQRMPGMTGVAFLTQAREKWPDAVRMIISGYTDSEDIIAGLNTAGIYRYITKPWDPGELLETVRDAIQLVDLQQDNANAALEIKQSAAFVEKRLRESKTRLKKCFDFSNIIHAPNSPMRGVLDLAAKGAVVDISVLITGESGTGKEILARAIHYNSGRADKSFVAENCGALPDELLESELFGCKKGAYTGAYEDRIGLFEKADGGTIFLDEIGETSPAFQVKLLRVLQDGEFRPLGSQRMRKVDVRVITATNRVLEKEIRAKRFREDLYYRLSAFPINLPPLRERPVDIPLLAENALKSIARQFDSPAQRFAPEVMSAFQHHPWPGNVREMQNEIQRMVALADGPVLGVEALSERMTSSAPLEAMLDKMVELDLDWKPIPGIGLREQVEMLERQILSAALARHKGNISRIAEEVGLSRVGLRSKLQRYDLARPN